In Lactococcus protaetiae, the genomic window GGCGCAACCACAGTCTTCAATTCATCTAAGTAGAGTTGGGCTTGAAGGCTCAAAAGTGCCGATTTTTGTGAAATCCAGCCGATTTCAATCCGATCCTCAACAGCAAGAGGAATAGAGATGATGTTATCTCCATTCAAATCACTACTTACAATCCCCGTTGAAATAGTATAACCATTTAAGCCAATCATTAAATTAAAAATCGTCGCACGGTCTCCAACTTTAATATCCTTTTTCGCATAAATCGTACTCAAAATCTCCTCAGAAAAATAAAAGGAATTATGCTCGCCTTGCTCATAAGACAAACGTGGATATTCCTCTAAATCCTCTAAAGTCACAAACTCCAGCTGTGCTAACGGATTGGTCGAACTCACAAAAACATGGGGTTTTGCAACAAATAAAGGATGGAAAACGAGCCGATTTTCTCGAAGAATTTTATCAATCACCTGCCCATTATAATTATTTTTATAAAGCACGCCCAATTCTGAGCGCAGTGCCTTCACATCTTCGATAATCTCATAAGTCCGCGCTTCGCGCAAAGTATATTCATATTCACTGCTTTGCGTTTTCTTGACCATATTGACAAAAGCATTTACTGCAAAAGCATAGTGTTGAGTAGAAATGGCACAAAGTCTACGTGAGGGTTGTTTATTAAGCCAACGAGATTCTAATAAATCAGATTGCTCTAGGACTTGTCTAGCATATCCTAAAAATTCGGTGCCGTCTTGTGTCAAAGAAATCCCTTTACTTGTCCTTTTGAAAAGTGTGCTTCCTACTGTTTCCTCAAGGTCTTTCATTGATTTTGACAAGCTTGGCTGTGTAATATACAGAGCATCCGCAGCCTGATTTATCGAACCAATGCGTGCGATTTCGGTAAAATATTTAAGTTGCTGAAGAGAAAAAGACATATTAGACTCCTTTGAAGTTGCTACTTTATCAATAAAGTTTCACTCATAACCACTAATATTGAGGAAAAAATTGTTTCCTAAATAAGATTTATTATAAAAAATTCTGAATTTATTTTTCTATTTTTTTGATTTTACTACTTTGAGCACAAAAAAACAACACTCAATGTGTTGTTTTTCCTGTTTATCAAAACAAGTGCGTGCTAATACTCCGACCTCTTAGGTCGGAGATAAAGCAGCACTAAGCTTTGAATTTCGTCCGACTGCCATAGGGCGTTGGCGCTTTTAGCGCCTAGGCTTCTTGGACAAGACCACTTCGCCTTGCGACTTTAGTCGCTTAGAGCGAATGGATAACGAAGCGAAGCGGAGGTGTGACCTCATATCGAAGATGTGAGGTTGTGCCCTAAATTCAGTGGCGAGTCGAAACTCCCACTGAATAAGTCTTTACTTCATTAGTAGCCTTCTGGATGAGAACTATGCCATTTCCAAGCATTTTCAATGATATGTTCTAAACTATGCTTTACCTGCCAATGTAAGATTTCCCCTGCTTTTGCACTATCAGCGACAAGCTCATCAGGATCACCAGGTCGTCGTTCCCCAATTTTACTTGGTATTTTCTTACCCGTTACTTTCCTTGCAGTCTCAAGGACTTCAAGATTACTATAACCCTGTGAACTCCCAAGATTAAATTGGTCTGACTTCCCTCCAGCTTTGAGATATTCTAATGCTTTGATGTGTGCATCAATCAGATCTTCCATATCTATATAATCTCGAACACAGGTGCCATCAACGGTATTGTAGTCATTACCATAAATTGTGATGAAATCGCGTTTTCCTAGTGCCACTTGCAATATAATTGGAATCAAATGTGTTTCATTTTTGTGTGCTTCACCAATATGTCCATCATTTGAAGCTCCAGCCACATTGAAATAACGGAGTGCTACATAAGTCATATCAGTCGCCGTTGATTGCCATTTCATCATTTTTTCCATGATGAGTTTACTCTCACCATAAGGATTAATAGGTTTTTGCGGTGTTATTTCTGAGATTGGACTTACTTCTGGGATACCAAAAGTTGCTGCTGTACTTGAAAATACGATATGCTTAACGTCAAATTCTTCCATTGTTTCTAGGATAACTTGAGCGCCTCCAACATTATTATTAAAGTATTTCAATGGTTTTTGCATTGATTCTCCAACAAGGGAATAGGCACAAAAATGCATAATTCCTTCAATGTTTGTTTCTTTCCTAAAAACTTCACGAAGGAAATCTCGATTACGGACGTCTCCCTCATAGAAACGTACCGCCTGCGGTACTGCCTCAGCATGCCCTGTCACTAAATTGTCGACCACAGCAACATCATAACCAGACGTTTGTAGTATATCAACTGCGTGTGAACCTATATAGCCTGCACCGCCAAGTACTAAAACTGTCATAAACACCTCCATGTTTCACAGATTTATCGAAGTAAGTGGGAGTTGCCCTTTTATCAGTCGAATCGCCTTTTGCTCTTACCATTTCGTCTTGCCAGCTTTGCTGGATTGCGATTTGAACTTCCGACTTCAGTCGGTTAGTGAAATCGACAGCGGAGCAAAGTGGAGATAGAACGAATGGATAGCGTAGCGCAGCGAAGATAGCGACTAGAGAAAATGGACAAATATTTTACGAAACTCCCACTGAATAAGTTTTGACTTCATTATACCAAGATGTGAGCAGCACCGTCAAGAAGCGGAGAGAGATAGAAAAATGTAGTTCTGCTCAAAGAGCAGGTTCCAGTTGCCACTTCGACTCATCGCTTCAGCGATGTAGCGAGAATGGACAGCGGAGCTATCTTCTCTCATAGCTTCTGGTGTTGCGAACTCAGTTATACCAAGATGTGAGCACGATTGGCAAGAAATGATGAAAAATGCCATTTGGCTCTTTGTGCTTCAGCACATAGCTTCGCATGACCACAGGACATTTGTCCGTTTGCTTAGGGGCTAAAGCCCCAAAAGCAAAAGGCATTGGCTGTAAGCTGCTAAAGCAGCAACGCCAAATGGCAATCCAATGGACAGCGTAGTGCTGAAAGCATGGAGATAGGAAATTTCAAGGATCTTTGCGTAGCAAAGGTTCTGGAATTTCTCTTTTTTGCTCATTTCTAATCATGCGAACTCAATTATACCAAAATAAGAATTATTTCGATACTCTCATTTAACTCTATTTATATTCAGTTGTTGATAAAATCAATAAATTTATAAAAAGCAGCTTGACCTTTTTCATCATCTTTAAATACTCCTGCATCTTGAAGAACTTTTTCAAAGACAGCACCAATTGCTTGTTGAACGGTTTCATGAACATCCTTTGGGTTTATTTTTTGTGTTTCTCTCAATTCTTTAGCCCACGGGAGATGAATTTCGTTGATTTCATTTGGTTCATCAATAAGATATTTCTCAACTTCTTTAAGTTCTGTTTTCAGTCTTGGTGGAAGAATGGCAAGCCCCATTACTTCAATCAAGCCAATATTCTCTTTTTTAATATGATGCAATTCTTGATGCGGATGGAATACTCCATCAGGAAATTCTAAGCTGGTATTATTATCTCTTAAAACTAAATCAATAATATAACCCTCTTTATTTTTGCTTGCAATTGGTGTAATCGTATGATGCTGCACACCATCAACTGTCACAGCAGTAATTTGCAAACTTTCATCATTATAACAACGCCATTTCTTTAAAATTTCCGTACTTGCAGCTAAAAGTTCTGCTTTGTTATTACTTTGAAGGCGTAGGACAGACATGGGCCAATTTACAATCCCTGCATGGATATTAGAATAATTTTTTAGTTGGATTTGCGTACGAATACTAGCCTTCATCATCGGAAAGTTATAACGTCCTGCTTGATAATGGTCATGAGTTAAGATTGAACCACCAACTATTGGTAAATCTGCATTTGAGCCAATCATATAGTGAGGAAAAACATCAAGAAAATCCAGCAAATTTTCAAAAGCCTGACGATTAATTTTCATTGGCTGATGCTTTTCATTGAAAACAATCGAATGCTCATTGTAATAGGCATACGGTGAGTATTGAAAACCCCAGTTTGCTCCATTAAGTTCCATCCGAATCACTCTATGATTGCTTCTTGCAGGATGATTACTTCCACCATATAATCCCTCATTTTCAAGACATAATGCACATTTAGGATAAGCTGAATTTTTTTGTGCTTTTGCGGCTGCAATCGCTTTGGGATCTTTTTCAGGTTTGGAAAGGTTAATAGTAATTTCTAAATCACCATATTTTGTCGGATGAATAAAGGCGATATTTTTTGCAATATCTCTTGTTTTGACTTGATTAATTTCACGCGCTAGATGGTAAAAATAGTCTGTCGCGTTTTTAGGGTTTTTCTTATATTTCTCCCAAAAATCATGGTTAATTTGGCTAGGCCTTGGGGTGATAAAATCCATTAATGCAGCTTCGAAAAATTCAGACTCTGTTTCGTCAAACTGATGATTCTCACGAGCAGTGTCTAACAGCGCATCCATTATAAGTAGAGAATTTTCCTGATTTTTATTTTCACTTGTTTTCGGCTGTTCCCAGTTATCCAGTCCCAAAAAATGAAGGAGTTGATTACGCAAGTAGATATTGTCCATCGCTTCAATCGCTCCATTTTTTAGCGCCAAATCTACAAAATCTTGAATGGTTTGATATATTGACATTTCTACTTCCAATCTAATACTGTTTAACTTCTAAAAGTTCCTTTTAGAAGTTACTTCGCTGCGCTACGTTGGCGATGCTCGCTACGCCAGCAAGCTAGCTAGTCGCAGTCGCAACCTTTGCACTCTACGCAAACCGCCTCTTGCGCTTACCATTTCGCCTTGCCAGCTCTGCTGGCTTAGAGCGAATGGATAGCGTAACGTAGTGAAGATGACGCACTGCATCAAGGTTGCGAATAAGAAAAGCACAGCTTTTCTCAATCGTCGCAAGGCAGTATATCTGCAGTTCAACTACTAAATCTGTTTAATACAGATTTAGAGGTGAACTAGTATGAAGTCAAGACTTATTCAGTGGGAGTTTCAACTTCCCACTGAATTTAGGGCACAACCTCTAGGTGTAACAACTAAGCGACCTGTACGCAGCTAAAGCTGCAACAGTCTGCTTAACATCTTCGATATGAGGTCACCCTGTCCCAGAAGCCTAAGTGCTAAAGCACTAACGCCCTAGGGCAGTCGGACGAAATTCAAAGTTAGTGCTGCTTCATCCCCTACCTAAGATAGGATAGCCGTTGTTGCTTTAGCAACTTACGGATATGCTAGTTGTTACACCTAGGTAGGGGTGTTAGCACGCACTTACTTCGATAAATTATTCTACGTCTAATTTTGTTGTTCCTGAACCAATTTGAGCAACATAGAAGCTTGCTGGATAACCCACGACTTTTTCATATTCATTACCGACTGCTTTTTCAAACGTAGAAACATTATCATGGGCAACCAATGCGATAGCGCAACCACCA contains:
- a CDS encoding LysR family transcriptional regulator, with the translated sequence MSFSLQQLKYFTEIARIGSINQAADALYITQPSLSKSMKDLEETVGSTLFKRTSKGISLTQDGTEFLGYARQVLEQSDLLESRWLNKQPSRRLCAISTQHYAFAVNAFVNMVKKTQSSEYEYTLREARTYEIIEDVKALRSELGVLYKNNYNGQVIDKILRENRLVFHPLFVAKPHVFVSSTNPLAQLEFVTLEDLEEYPRLSYEQGEHNSFYFSEEILSTIYAKKDIKVGDRATIFNLMIGLNGYTISTGIVSSDLNGDNIISIPLAVEDRIEIGWISQKSALLSLQAQLYLDELKTVVAPYDVELRDEV
- the galE gene encoding UDP-glucose 4-epimerase GalE encodes the protein MTVLVLGGAGYIGSHAVDILQTSGYDVAVVDNLVTGHAEAVPQAVRFYEGDVRNRDFLREVFRKETNIEGIMHFCAYSLVGESMQKPLKYFNNNVGGAQVILETMEEFDVKHIVFSSTAATFGIPEVSPISEITPQKPINPYGESKLIMEKMMKWQSTATDMTYVALRYFNVAGASNDGHIGEAHKNETHLIPIILQVALGKRDFITIYGNDYNTVDGTCVRDYIDMEDLIDAHIKALEYLKAGGKSDQFNLGSSQGYSNLEVLETARKVTGKKIPSKIGERRPGDPDELVADSAKAGEILHWQVKHSLEHIIENAWKWHSSHPEGY
- the galT gene encoding UDP-glucose--hexose-1-phosphate uridylyltransferase; amino-acid sequence: MSIYQTIQDFVDLALKNGAIEAMDNIYLRNQLLHFLGLDNWEQPKTSENKNQENSLLIMDALLDTARENHQFDETESEFFEAALMDFITPRPSQINHDFWEKYKKNPKNATDYFYHLAREINQVKTRDIAKNIAFIHPTKYGDLEITINLSKPEKDPKAIAAAKAQKNSAYPKCALCLENEGLYGGSNHPARSNHRVIRMELNGANWGFQYSPYAYYNEHSIVFNEKHQPMKINRQAFENLLDFLDVFPHYMIGSNADLPIVGGSILTHDHYQAGRYNFPMMKASIRTQIQLKNYSNIHAGIVNWPMSVLRLQSNNKAELLAASTEILKKWRCYNDESLQITAVTVDGVQHHTITPIASKNKEGYIIDLVLRDNNTSLEFPDGVFHPHQELHHIKKENIGLIEVMGLAILPPRLKTELKEVEKYLIDEPNEINEIHLPWAKELRETQKINPKDVHETVQQAIGAVFEKVLQDAGVFKDDEKGQAAFYKFIDFINN